A single region of the Musa acuminata AAA Group cultivar baxijiao chromosome BXJ1-11, Cavendish_Baxijiao_AAA, whole genome shotgun sequence genome encodes:
- the LOC135596881 gene encoding AT-hook motif nuclear-localized protein 9-like isoform X1, protein MASEFLDLSLDSRILEERRTSSSSGACMDGRDAMAMSGPAYYIAHRGIPGSLAGSQPGLHAAAQPGVRSLPNPGTILVVPSSGVGSAAFQVESPPAASLHGGGGGGLGEGASQTEPVKRKRGRPRKYGPDGSVALALSPISSSAPPSATVIGSETASGAGAPTPKRGRGRPPGTGRKQQLASLGEWVVGSAGMGFTPHVITIVIGEDIAAKIMSFSQQGPRAVCILSANGAVSTVTLRQSATSGGTVTYEGRFEILCLSGSYMLTDNGNGSRSRTGGLSISLSSPDGRVIGGGVAGLLIAATPVQVIVGSFIYAGSKARSKQKASNETGAQSSELQVGDEQSAPYAAIPDQNVTPSSVMGGWPGSRQLDMRNAHIDIDLTRG, encoded by the exons ATGGCCTCCGAGTTTCTTGACCTGAGCCTCGATTCTAGG ATTCTTGAGGAGAGGAGGACCAGCTCCTCCTCCGGTGCATGTATGGATGGGAGAGACGCCATGGCGATGTCGGGTCCAGCCTACTACATCGCGCATCGAGGGATTCCTGGTTCTCTTGCTGGTTCGCAGCCTGGGTTGCATGCGGCAGCGCAGCCTGGGGTCCGGTCGCTGCCGAACCCCGGCACGATTCTGGTCGTCCCGTCCTCTGGTGTTGGTTCCGCGGCGTTTCAGGTAGAGTCTCCGCCAGCGGCCTCGTtacatggtggtggtggtggcggtctcGGGGAGGGAGCCAGCCAGACGGAGCCGGTgaagaggaagagaggaaggCCGAGAAAGTATGGTCCGGATGGGAGTGTAGCTTTGGCACTTTCGCCTATTTCGTCGTCCGCTCCTCCTTCCGCAACGGTGATCGGATCGGAGACAGCTTCGGGCGCTGGCGCTCCTACCCCGAAGCGGGGGAGAGGGCGACCTCCAGGCACTGGAAGGAAGCAACAGTTAGCATCACTTG GTGAATGGGTTGTTGGTTCGGCCGGAATGGGTTTTACTCCACATGTCATAACAATCGTGATAGGAGAG GACATTGCTGCAAAGATAATGTCATTTTCACAGCAGGGACCAAGGGCTGTATGTATCCTCTCAGCAAATGGTGCTGTGTCCACTGTGACCCTTCGACAGTCTGCAACTTCTGGTGGGACAGTCACTTATGAG GGCCGTTTTGAAATACTCTGCTTGTCTGGTTCATACATGCTGACCGACAACGGTAATGGATCACGAAGCAGAACTGGAGGACTGAGCATATCCCTTTCTAGTCCTGATGGTCGAGTAATCGGTGGTGGTGTAGCAGGACTGCTTATAGCTGCAACCCCTGTACAG GTAATTGTAGGAAGCTTCATTTACGCTGGATCGAAGGCAAGGAGCAAACAGAAAGCCAGCAATGAAACAGGTGCCCAATCATCCGAACTCCAGGTTGGGGATGAGCAAAGTGCACCATATGCCGCAATTCCCGATCAAAATGTTACCCCTTCTTCTGTCATGGGGGGATGGCCTGGTTCGAGGCAGTTGGATATGAGGAATGCTCATATCGATATCGACTTAACACGAGGCTAG
- the LOC135596881 gene encoding AT-hook motif nuclear-localized protein 9-like isoform X2, with protein MDGRDAMAMSGPAYYIAHRGIPGSLAGSQPGLHAAAQPGVRSLPNPGTILVVPSSGVGSAAFQVESPPAASLHGGGGGGLGEGASQTEPVKRKRGRPRKYGPDGSVALALSPISSSAPPSATVIGSETASGAGAPTPKRGRGRPPGTGRKQQLASLGEWVVGSAGMGFTPHVITIVIGEDIAAKIMSFSQQGPRAVCILSANGAVSTVTLRQSATSGGTVTYEGRFEILCLSGSYMLTDNGNGSRSRTGGLSISLSSPDGRVIGGGVAGLLIAATPVQVIVGSFIYAGSKARSKQKASNETGAQSSELQVGDEQSAPYAAIPDQNVTPSSVMGGWPGSRQLDMRNAHIDIDLTRG; from the exons ATGGATGGGAGAGACGCCATGGCGATGTCGGGTCCAGCCTACTACATCGCGCATCGAGGGATTCCTGGTTCTCTTGCTGGTTCGCAGCCTGGGTTGCATGCGGCAGCGCAGCCTGGGGTCCGGTCGCTGCCGAACCCCGGCACGATTCTGGTCGTCCCGTCCTCTGGTGTTGGTTCCGCGGCGTTTCAGGTAGAGTCTCCGCCAGCGGCCTCGTtacatggtggtggtggtggcggtctcGGGGAGGGAGCCAGCCAGACGGAGCCGGTgaagaggaagagaggaaggCCGAGAAAGTATGGTCCGGATGGGAGTGTAGCTTTGGCACTTTCGCCTATTTCGTCGTCCGCTCCTCCTTCCGCAACGGTGATCGGATCGGAGACAGCTTCGGGCGCTGGCGCTCCTACCCCGAAGCGGGGGAGAGGGCGACCTCCAGGCACTGGAAGGAAGCAACAGTTAGCATCACTTG GTGAATGGGTTGTTGGTTCGGCCGGAATGGGTTTTACTCCACATGTCATAACAATCGTGATAGGAGAG GACATTGCTGCAAAGATAATGTCATTTTCACAGCAGGGACCAAGGGCTGTATGTATCCTCTCAGCAAATGGTGCTGTGTCCACTGTGACCCTTCGACAGTCTGCAACTTCTGGTGGGACAGTCACTTATGAG GGCCGTTTTGAAATACTCTGCTTGTCTGGTTCATACATGCTGACCGACAACGGTAATGGATCACGAAGCAGAACTGGAGGACTGAGCATATCCCTTTCTAGTCCTGATGGTCGAGTAATCGGTGGTGGTGTAGCAGGACTGCTTATAGCTGCAACCCCTGTACAG GTAATTGTAGGAAGCTTCATTTACGCTGGATCGAAGGCAAGGAGCAAACAGAAAGCCAGCAATGAAACAGGTGCCCAATCATCCGAACTCCAGGTTGGGGATGAGCAAAGTGCACCATATGCCGCAATTCCCGATCAAAATGTTACCCCTTCTTCTGTCATGGGGGGATGGCCTGGTTCGAGGCAGTTGGATATGAGGAATGCTCATATCGATATCGACTTAACACGAGGCTAG
- the LOC135596882 gene encoding probable phospholipid hydroperoxide glutathione peroxidase → MLGSARIALSRLISPRNTSFSVSLRLAKPLSFFTLKALPAPAKFLAFDSRDLRRAFIPCSFLLPSPASSLLSRSASDMASSKSAASIHDFTVKDAMGKDVDLSMYKGKVLLIVNVASQCGLTNSNYTELSQLYEKYKGKDFEILAFPCNQFGGQEPGSNEEIVEFACTRFKAEYPIFDKVDVNGNNAAPVYKFLKSSKGSILGDGIKWNFAKFLIDKDGHVVDRYAPTTSPLSIEKDIKKLLGEA, encoded by the exons ATGCTCGGTTCCGCTCGCATCGCCCTCTCTCGCCTTATCTCTCCCAGAAACACTAGCTTTTCCGTCTCCCTCCGCCTCGCCAAACCCCTCTCGTTCTTCACCCTGAAGGCTTTACCGGCCCCTGCAAAGTTCCTTGCTTTCGATTCTCGGGATCTCCGCAGAGCCTTCATCCCCTGCTCCTTCTTGCTGCCCTCGCCGGCGTCGTCTCTGCTCTCTAGATCCGCCTCTGACATGGCTTCCTCCAAGTCTGCAGCATCCATCCATGACTTCACCGTCAAG GATGCCATGGGAAAAGATGTGGATCTCAGCATGTACAAGGGGAAGGTTTTGCTGATTGTTAATGTGGCATCTCAATG TGGGTTGACAAACTCAAATTATACGGAGCTCAGCCAGCTGTATGAGAAGTACAAGGGCAAAG ATTTCGAAATTTTGGCTTTTCCATGCAATCAGTTTGGGGGGCAGGAACCAGGAAGtaatgaggagattgttgaatttgctTGCACTCGTTTTAAAGCTGAGTATCCAATCTTTGACAAG GTTGATGTAAATGGCAACAATGCTGCGCCTGTCTACAAATTCCTTAAATCCAGCAAAGGTAGCATCCTTGGGGATGGCATCAAGTGGAACTTCGCCAAGTTCTTGATTGACAAAGATGGTCATGTGGTGGACCGTTATGCTCCCACCACATCCCCTCTGAGCATCGAG AAGGACATCAAGAAGCTCTTAGGCGAAGCCTAA
- the LOC135596382 gene encoding uncharacterized protein LOC135596382, with translation MGQQQRAGPALLCSTLLWGTTEWTPRATVCGAHSQGDFLGTRSQTGPGERGVSQSFLRSSRKSKGKSTLLSRRLAKRGTFLPREFGSSFFLQKFDMENANTSSQLEEPMQQGEDSVSEVLVHNLSRRLEALEHSVRYLEDNMMTRLSAMEERVEELMRRMDGYNDLSRSWSQQVSLEVPTVSPNAPAILPSPPAAARPKKKQRTLIARRVIRRYQRLVKPSWDNKPFMRRVIKKIEKKRRQRS, from the exons ATGGGACAGCAGCAGCGAGCTGGGCCGGCCCTTTTATGCAGCACCCTACTTTGGGGGACGACGGAG TGGACCCCACGGGCGACCGTGTGTGGCGCCCACAGCCAGGGCGACTTCTTGGGGACGCGAAGCCAAACTGGGCCGGGTGAGCGAGGCGTGAGCCAGAGTTTTCTACGATCCTCTCGCAAATCGAAAGGGAAATCCACCCTCCTCTCGAGGCGATTAGCGAAGCGCGGTACGTTTCTTCCCCGCGAG TTTGGTTCATCCTTTTTCCTTCAAAAGTTTGATATGGAGAATGCTAACACAAGCTCACAGCTGGAGGAACCCATGCAACAGGGAGAAGATTCAGTTTCTGAGGTGCTG GTTCACAACCTCTCTCGACGGTTGGAGGCCCTTGAACACTCTGTGCGTTATTTGGAGGACAATATGATGACAAGACTATCTGCAATGGAGGAGAGAGTGGAG GAACTGATGAGAAGGATGGATGGATATAATGACTTAAGTAGGAGTTGGTCACAACAGGTGTCACTGGAGGTTCCGACAGTGTCTCCTAATGCACCTGCAATACTACCTTCACCACCTGCGGCAGCAAGGCCTAAGAAGAAGCAAAGAACCTTGATTGCAAGGAGAGTGATTCGCCGGTACCAAAGGCTTGTTAAGCCTAGTTGGGATAATAAACCTTTCATGAGGCGCGTTATtaaaaagatagagaaaaaaaggcGGCAAAGAAGTTGA
- the LOC103970352 gene encoding actin-depolymerizing factor 1-like → MADRCVAIVLDPDVHIIRWIAGSKHQTWLHASALRSPTISSHRSLPFPLLLQSFCLHPFSVFFGLLAPRWRETMANSASGMAVNDECKLMFLELKTKRIYRFIIFKIDERIQQVTVEKLGQPEETYDDFTASLPADECRYAVFDFDFVTDENCQKSKIFFISWAPDTSRVRSKMLYASSKDRFKRELDGIQVELQATDPSEMSIDIVKARAL, encoded by the exons ATGGCTGACAGATGTGTCGCCATTGTTTTAGATCCTGATGTCCATATAATAAGATGGATTGCCGGGTCAAAGCACCAGACGTGGCTGCATGCAAGCGCTTTGAGGAGCCCCACCATTTCCTCCCATCGAAGTCTTCCCTTCCCTCTCCTCCTACAATCCTTTTGCCTTCATCCTTTCTCAGTCTTCTTCGGCCTGCTCGCCCCGCGTTGGAGAGAAACCATG GCGAATTCGGCGTCGGGAATGGCGGTGAACGATGAGTGCAAGCTGATGTTCTTGGAGCTGAAGACCAAGAGGATCTACAGGTTTATCATCTTCAAGATCGACGAGAGGATACAGCAGGTGACGGTGGAGAAGCTGGGTCAGCCCGAGGAGACCTACGATGACTTCACGGCCTCCCTGCCGGCTGATGAATGCCGCTACGCCGTCTTCGACTTCGACTTCGTCACCGACGAGAACTGCCAGAAGAGCAAGATCTTCTTCATATCATG GGCACCTGACACCTCGAGGGTGAGGAGCAAGATGCTTTATGCAAGCTCAAAGGACAGGTTCAAGAGGGAGCTTGACGGGATACAGGTGGAGCTGCAAGCCACAGATCCCAGTGAGATGAGCATTGACATCGTGAAGGCCCGAGCTCTATAA